One Bradyrhizobium zhanjiangense DNA segment encodes these proteins:
- a CDS encoding electron transfer flavoprotein subunit beta/FixA family protein, whose amino-acid sequence MKVLVPVKRVVDYNVKVRVKSDGSGVELANVKMSMNPFDEIAVEEALRLKEGGKATEVVVVSIGPAQASETIRTGLAMGADRGILVKAEGNVEPLAVAKILKKVAEEEQPGLIILGKQAIDDDSNQTGQMLAALLGWSQATFASKLEVEGSDFKVTREVDGGLQTVKLKGPAIVTTDLRLNEPRYASLPNIMKAKKKPIAEKTVADYGVDVAARLEILKTTEPAGRKAGVKVKDVAELVSKLKNEAGVL is encoded by the coding sequence ATGAAGGTCTTAGTGCCGGTAAAGCGGGTGGTCGATTACAACGTCAAGGTCCGCGTCAAGAGCGATGGATCGGGCGTTGAACTCGCCAACGTCAAAATGTCCATGAACCCGTTCGATGAAATCGCGGTCGAGGAAGCGCTGCGCCTGAAGGAAGGCGGCAAGGCGACCGAGGTGGTGGTGGTCTCGATCGGACCGGCGCAGGCATCGGAGACGATCCGCACCGGTCTCGCGATGGGCGCTGACCGCGGCATCCTGGTGAAGGCCGAGGGCAATGTCGAGCCGCTCGCGGTCGCCAAGATCCTGAAGAAGGTTGCTGAAGAAGAGCAGCCGGGCCTGATCATCCTCGGCAAGCAGGCGATCGACGACGACTCCAATCAGACCGGCCAGATGTTGGCCGCTCTGCTCGGCTGGTCGCAGGCGACTTTCGCCTCCAAGCTCGAGGTCGAAGGTTCTGACTTCAAGGTCACGCGCGAAGTCGACGGTGGTCTGCAGACCGTGAAGCTGAAGGGACCGGCGATCGTCACCACCGACCTGCGTCTCAACGAGCCGCGCTATGCCTCGCTGCCCAACATCATGAAGGCCAAGAAGAAGCCGATCGCGGAAAAGACCGTCGCCGATTACGGCGTCGACGTCGCCGCGCGTCTCGAGATTCTCAAGACGACGGAGCCGGCGGGCCGCAAGGCGGGCGTCAAGGTCAAGGACGTCGCCGAGCTGGTGTCGAAACTCAAGAACGAAGCCGGGGTGCTCTGA
- a CDS encoding cob(I)yrinic acid a,c-diamide adenosyltransferase produces the protein MVTLNRIYTKTGDDGTTALGSGERRPKYDLRIEAYGTVDETNAAIGVVRLHTSDMPELDAMLGRIQNDLFDLGADLAVPEREGKAERLRVVASQVERLERDIDALNDKLAPLTSFVLPGGTPAAAHLHVARTICRRAERVMVKLAAQPGEPVSAAGIQYMNRLSDFLFVASRAANGNGAGDVLWVPGQNR, from the coding sequence GTGGTCACGTTGAACCGCATCTACACGAAAACCGGTGACGACGGCACGACGGCGCTCGGCTCGGGCGAGCGTCGTCCGAAATACGATCTGCGCATCGAGGCCTATGGCACCGTGGACGAGACCAATGCCGCGATCGGCGTGGTGCGGCTCCACACCTCGGATATGCCCGAGCTCGATGCGATGCTTGGCCGTATCCAGAACGATCTGTTCGATCTCGGCGCCGATCTTGCGGTGCCCGAGCGCGAAGGCAAAGCGGAGCGGCTGCGGGTGGTGGCGAGCCAGGTCGAGCGGCTCGAGCGCGACATCGACGCACTCAACGACAAGCTCGCGCCGCTGACCTCTTTCGTGCTGCCGGGCGGCACGCCGGCCGCGGCTCATCTTCACGTCGCGCGCACAATATGCCGCAGGGCGGAACGGGTGATGGTGAAACTGGCTGCTCAGCCCGGCGAGCCGGTCAGCGCGGCTGGCATCCAATATATGAACCGCCTGTCGGACTTCCTGTTCGTGGCCAGCCGAGCCGCCAACGGGAATGGCGCCGGCGACGTGCTTTGGGTTCCCGGCCAGAACCGCTGA
- a CDS encoding electron transfer flavoprotein subunit alpha/FixB family protein, translating to MTTLLIAEHDNASLKDATNKALTAAAALGADVEVLVAGQNAKAAADAAAKLAGVKKVLLADGETYAHDLAEPLAALVVSLASGYDAIVAPATSRFKNVMPRVAALLDVMQVSEIIKVVAPDTFERPIYAGNAIQTVKSKDAKKVITVRTSTFAAAGEGGSAPVENVAAAADPGLSSFVGEEVAKSDRPELTSAKIIVSGGRAMQSRENFAKYIEPLADKLGAGVGASRAAVDAGYAPNDWQVGQTGKVVAPELYVAVGISGAIQHLAGMKDSKVIVAINKDEDAPIFQVADYGLVADLYQAVPELTAELGKLGK from the coding sequence ATGACGACGCTTCTGATTGCCGAACACGACAATGCGTCGCTCAAGGATGCGACCAACAAGGCTCTCACCGCGGCGGCCGCACTCGGCGCGGACGTCGAGGTGCTGGTGGCCGGCCAGAACGCCAAGGCCGCGGCGGATGCCGCTGCCAAGCTTGCCGGCGTGAAGAAGGTGCTGCTCGCCGATGGCGAGACCTACGCGCACGATCTCGCCGAGCCGCTGGCCGCGCTGGTCGTATCGCTGGCTTCCGGCTATGACGCGATCGTTGCGCCTGCGACCTCGCGCTTCAAGAACGTGATGCCGCGAGTCGCAGCCCTGCTCGACGTCATGCAGGTCTCGGAGATCATCAAGGTGGTCGCCCCCGACACCTTCGAGCGTCCGATCTATGCCGGCAATGCCATCCAGACGGTGAAGTCGAAGGACGCCAAGAAGGTCATCACGGTCCGCACCTCCACCTTCGCCGCAGCAGGCGAAGGCGGCAGCGCGCCGGTCGAGAACGTGGCGGCGGCGGCCGATCCGGGCCTGTCGTCGTTCGTCGGCGAGGAAGTCGCCAAGAGCGACCGTCCCGAGCTGACCTCGGCCAAGATCATCGTCTCCGGTGGCCGCGCCATGCAGAGCCGGGAAAACTTTGCAAAATACATCGAGCCGCTCGCGGACAAGTTAGGGGCCGGTGTCGGTGCCTCGCGCGCGGCGGTCGATGCCGGCTATGCGCCGAACGATTGGCAGGTCGGCCAGACCGGCAAGGTCGTGGCCCCCGAGCTCTATGTCGCGGTCGGCATTTCCGGCGCGATCCAGCATCTGGCCGGCATGAAGGACTCCAAGGTGATCGTCGCGATCAACAAGGACGAGGACGCGCCGATCTTCCAGGTTGCCGATTACGGCCTGGTGGCCGATCTCTACCAGGCGGTTCCGGAGCTGACCGCCGAACTCGGCAAGCTCGGCAAGTAA
- a CDS encoding twin transmembrane helix small protein, whose product MASILSTFILPIAVGAVALVLLLGLVNMMRGGSPNTSQKLMRWRVLLQFVAIILAMLAVWAMGR is encoded by the coding sequence ATGGCATCTATCTTGAGTACTTTCATCCTGCCGATCGCGGTCGGCGCCGTGGCGCTCGTGCTGCTGCTCGGGCTCGTCAACATGATGCGTGGCGGCTCGCCCAACACCTCGCAGAAGCTGATGCGCTGGCGCGTGCTGCTTCAGTTTGTGGCGATCATCCTTGCCATGCTCGCAGTCTGGGCCATGGGGCGATAG